Proteins encoded within one genomic window of Eurosta solidaginis isolate ZX-2024a chromosome 1, ASM4086904v1, whole genome shotgun sequence:
- the LOC137233727 gene encoding serine proteinase stubble, protein MRFVTTNLLFICVVLSVTVLSQYYAQAASVDSDDDYEPRHLTNDPSSFFQSQSDSPFSKGYVIAENSRRVGRVETNKVKQNNRLKAGGESSSLDSESDADSESESRDADSEDDDDDDEEEYYDDSDDEESSSTDSSSHENIPRLLSQSAFNRISETLGALNTMGHLLVDITRGGQHEPKPETYQASGVGNEVNIASSTVSGISTTSAITTTSTTTAAPSRKFSDVNPTAKILAPLSHESNLVKEQKITNVQTLVKREGDMQTPANTMFVETKDTKKKKKKKKNRNKVKKPETGASNQTQQLNKLPTTMRPSTTTHPTTTHSIDRVDQLPGTTEDVIGKDAENYCKTPNGRPGRCEDLSSCPALLLNLSSLRESLCFKSLFVPGVCCPLPESSTVLTTQRPLKLTTKAPVTVIATKRPTTPRPASSPSLVLIPQLKPSTTTATTTTTPNPLGNELELLDNNNIVDPEECGQQEYSSGRIVGGVEAPNGQWPWMAAIFLHGPKRTEFWCGGSLIGSKYILTAAHCTRDSRQKPFAARQFTVRLGDIDLSTDAEPSAPVTFAVKEVRAHERFSRIGFYNDIAIIVLDKPVRKSKYVIPVCLPRAGRAPPKERLPGRRATVVGWGTTYYGGKESTTQRQAELPIWRNEDCDRSYFQPINENFICAGYSDGGVDACQGDSGGPLMMRYDSHWIQLGVVSFGNKCGEPGYPGVYTRVSQYLDWIRDHTLD, encoded by the exons TACTCTCAGTCACAGTTCTCTCTCAGTATTATGCACAAGCGGCCAGCGTCGACTCAGATGATGATTACGAGCCAAGGCACTTGACAAACGACCCAT CGTCTTTTTTTCAGTCGCAATCGGACTCACCATTCTCCAAAGGATACGTGATTGCTGAAAATTCGAGACGAGTTGGACGTGTGGaaacaaataaagtaaaacaaaataatcgCCTGAAAGCTGGCGGAGAGTCATCATCTTTAGATTCAGAATCAGATGCTGATTCGGAATCTGAAAGTAGAGACGCCGACTCGGAGGATGACGACGATGATGATGAAGAAGAGTACTATGACGACAGCGATGATGAAGAGAGCAGTAGCACAGATAGTAGTAGTCATGAAAATATTCCGCGCCTACTCTCTCAATCGGCATTCAATCGCATCTCGGAAACTTTGGGCGCACTTAATACAATGGGACATTTGTTGGTGGATATAACGCGCGGTGGGCAGCATGAACCCAAACCTGAAACGTATCAAGCGTCTGGTGTTGGAAATGAGGTGAATATTGCCTCTAGTACTGTTAGTGGGATTAGTACAACAAGCGCTATAACGACTACTAGTACAACGACGGCAGCGCCATCTAGAAAATTTAGTGACGTAAATCCGACAGCTAAAATACTTGCGCCACTGTCACATGAGAGTAATCTCGTAAAAGAGCAAAAAATTACCAATGTACAAACGTTAGTTAAGCGCGAGGGAGACATGCAAACGCCAGCGAATACCATGTTCGTTGAAACCAAAGAtactaagaagaagaagaaaaagaagaagaatcgGAATAAAGTTAAGAAACCTGAAACGGGTGCGAGTAATCAAACGCAACAACTAAACAAACTACCCACCACAATGCGACCAAGCACGACTACCCACCCGACAACCACACACTCAATAGATCGTGTTGATCAGTTGCCAGGGACTACAGAAGATGTGATCGGTAAAGACGCCGAAAATTATTGCAAAACACCCAACGGGCGTCCTGGCCGATGCGAAGATTTGAGTAGCTGTCCCGCTTTATTATTGAACTTAAGCAGCTTACGTGAATCTTTGTGCTTTAAAAGCCTTTTTGTGCCCGGGGTCTGTTGTCCATTGCCAGAGTCTTCAACTGTGCTCACTACACAACGTCCACTAAAACTGACTACAAAAGCGCCAGTTACTGTTATAGCAACAAAACGTCCAACTACACCACGTCCAGCATCATCGCCGAGTTTGGTGTTAATACCACAGTTGAAACCCTCAACAACGACCGCAACAACGACGACTACACCAAACCCTCTGGGCAATGAGTTAGAACTGCTAGACAACAATAATATTGTAGATCCAGAAGAGTGTGGACAACAGGAATATTCCTCGGGGCGTATTGTTGGTGGAGTTGAAGCACCGAATGGTCAATGGCCATGGATGGCGGCAATATTTTTGCATGGTCCGAAACGTACAGAATTCTGGTGTGGTGGCTCGCTTATTGGTTCCAAATATATTTTGACAGCTGCGCATTGTACGAGAGATTCGCGTCAGAAACC TTTTGCAGCGCGACAATTTACTGTACGTTTGGGTGATATCGATTTATCGACCGATGCTGAACCTTCTGCGCCAGTTACATTTGCTGTGAAGGAAGTGCGCGCACATGAGCG TTTTTCACGCATCGGTTTCTACAACGACATCGCTATCATAGTACTCGATAAACCAGTGCGTAAATCAAAATATGTCATACCCGTTTGTTTGCCGCGTGCAGGACGCGCTCCGCCTAAGGAACGTTTGCCAGGACGTCGCGCAACTGTTGTCGGTTGGGGTACTACTTATTATGGCGGCAAAGAGTCAACGACACAACGTCAAGCTGAGCTGCCAATATGGCGTAATGAGGACTGCGATCGTTCCTATTTCCAGCCTATCAATGAAAATTTCATATGCGCTGGTTACTCGGATGGTGGTGTGGATGCGTGTCAG GGTGACTCTGGTGGTCCTCTTATGATGCGTTACGATTCACATTGGATTCAACTCGGCGTGGTGTCGTTTGGCAACAAATGCGGTGAACCCGGCTATCCTGGTGTTTATACGAGAGTGTCGCAATATTTGGATTGGATTCGGGATCATACGCTCGACTAA